One genomic window of Halictus rubicundus isolate RS-2024b chromosome 12, iyHalRubi1_principal, whole genome shotgun sequence includes the following:
- the LOC143359683 gene encoding uncharacterized protein LOC143359683, with protein sequence MYIAIWRKIKELATMLHKNLKFTMTDYETAAMIALEQQFPSSSVKGCWFHYNQALLRKWRHLGLTDAPTKVLSMAMTLALAPADLFEKGFTEIEREAAFFTAEHAAIKIFIEYIRSTWWPKAEKVSVYDCPMRTNNTTESYNNVVSLKLGRGKKTYGHFWKL encoded by the exons ATGTATATAGCAATATGGAGGAAGATAAAAGAATTAGCTACAATGCTTCATAAGAATTTGAAGTTTACGATGACTGACTATGAAACTGCAGCAATGATTGCATTGGAGCAGCAGTTTCCATCGAGCAGTGTAAAAGGCTGCTGGTTCCACTATAATCag GCTTTATTACGAAAATGGCGCCATTTAGGTCTCACAGATGCACCAACTAAAGTATTGTCAATGGCAATGACTTTAGCTTTAGCTCCTGCAGACCTCTTTGAAAAAGGTTTCACTGAAATTGAAAGAGAAGCAGCTTTTTTTACCGCTGAGCATgctgcaattaaaatttttatcgaatacATACGATCCACGTGGTGGCCAAAAGCAGAAAAAGTTTCAGTATATGATTGTCCTATGAGAACAAACAATACCACCGAGTCTTACAATAATGTTGTTTCATTGAAGCTAGGAAGAGGAAAAAAAACATATGGACATTTTTGG AAACTCTAA
- the LOC143359616 gene encoding uncharacterized protein LOC143359616, producing the protein MIQEMTKLSRETLIPFKQIFDDVCRKHPDAAAYCSFTKLRPTLYRQRANFKPAIPQSLEILYGQMKIYQPLENLNVCLVKSLKDETAVIITTDGLLEGLKKSKEIFVDGTFAVLPKEPHMGQLYTIHIRCMDNGIATILVLCERRTATLYAVLRARAMSDAGGRRGDFYPRNMVSIAILRMWRKLGLTNVPNTVVRMAMSPALVPETKFQQAILIIQEEADNIASNFPNVLLFMTYMRTNWLKKASQL; encoded by the exons ATGATACAAGAAATGACAAAGCTGAGTCGGGAGACATTGATCccatttaaacaaatatttgatGATGTTTGTAGAAA ACATCCAGATGCTGCAGCTTATTgttcatttacaaaattaagGCCAACGTTGTACAGACAGAGAGCTAATTTCAAACCCGCAATTCCACAATCCTTAGAAATTTTGTATGGCCAGATGAAAATTTATCAACCATTGGAAAATCTAAATGTATGTCTTGTGAAGTCATTAAAAGACGAAACCGCTGTAATAATTACAACTGATGGGTTGCTGGAAGGATTGAAGAAATCAAAAGAAATATTCGTTGATGGAACATTTGCA GTTTTACCCAAGGAACCTCACATGGGGCAGCTCTACACCATCCATATACGCTGCATGGataat GGTATTGCAACTATACTTGTTCTATGTGAAAGACGGACGGCTACACTATATgctgtgttacgagccagggctatgagcgacgCGGGAGGCCGGCgcggggatttttaccccaggaatatggtttcaatt GCTATTCTTCGAATGTGGCGCAAGCTTGGTTTGACTAATGTACCTAATACGGTTGTGCGTATGGCAATGTCTCCAGCTTTAGTACCTGAAACAAAGTTTCAACAagccatattaattatacaagaAGAGGCAGACAATATAGCAAGTAATTTTCCCAATGTTCTTTTATTTATGACTTACATGCGAACTAATTGGTTAAAGAAGGCATCGCAA CTATGA